In Citrus sinensis cultivar Valencia sweet orange chromosome 2, DVS_A1.0, whole genome shotgun sequence, a single genomic region encodes these proteins:
- the LOC102621745 gene encoding secretory carrier-associated membrane protein 1 translates to MSPYNDSGYDDDVNPFSDTAVRTGQGRSNYGGGAFYMTSVPPANSRLAPLPPEPYDRGATIDIPLDSAQDLQAKEKELKAREADLKRREQELKRREEAIARAGVLMEEKNWPPFLPIIHHDITNEIPIHLQKMLYIAFTTWLGLAACLVWNFVAVTVNWMKGGDPVIWFLALIYCITGVPGAYVLWYRPVYRAMRTDSALKFGWFFLFYTIHIGFCVFASVAPPIIFKGKSLTGILPAIDVLTDNAFVAIFYFIGFGFFAIESLISIWVIQQIYMYFRGTGKAAEIKREAAAKTMMAL, encoded by the exons ATGAGTCCTTACAACGACAGCGGTTACGACGACGACGTCAATCCTTTCTCC GACACAGCAGTTAGGACAGGACAAGGGCGATCAAATTATGGTGGTGGTGCCTTTTATATGACA AGTGTTCCCCCCGCAAACTCAAGGCTAGCACCTCTGCCTCCAGAACCATATGACCGTGGTGCAACAATTGATATTCCCCTAGATTCTGCACAG GATTTGCAAGCAAAGGAGAAGGAACTCAAAGCAAGAGAGGCCGATTTGAAAAGGAGGGAACAG GAACTAAAACGACGTGAAGAAGCAATAGCTCGAG CTGGAGTTCtaatggaagaaaaaaattggccACCATTTTTACCAATTATCCACCATGACATCACAAATGAAATACCAATTCATCTACAGAAGATGCTGTATATTGCATTCACAACATGGCTGG GTTTGGCTGCATGTCTTGTGTGGAATTTTGTCGCAGTTACTGTCAACTGGATGAAAGGAGGAG ATCCGGTAATTTGGTTTCTTGCACTCATTTACTGCATTACCGGGGTTCCTGGAGCCTATGTGTTGTGGTATCGCCCTGTTTATCGTGCTATGAG GACTGATAGTGCTCTGAAGTTCGGGtggtttttcttgttttacacg ATCCACATTGGATTTTGTGTTTTTGCTTCTGTCGCTCctccaattatttttaagggGAAATCTCTTAC AGGTATTTTGCCTGCAATAGATGTTCTGACCGATAATGCTTTCGTTGCA ATATTCTATTTCATTGGTTTCGGATTCTTCGCTATTGAGTCACTGATCAGTATCTGGGTTATTCAG CAAATCTACATGTATTTCCGAGGCACTGGCAAAGCTGCAGAGATAAAGCGTGAGGCTGCTGCAAAGACCATGATGGCACTATAA